Proteins encoded by one window of Clostridium perfringens:
- a CDS encoding methylated-DNA--[protein]-cysteine S-methyltransferase: MKESLIKKGYYNSPIGILEIIESDGHIVEINFVEDDNCLEEFISEEIEKCKIELEEYFSGRRSEFSVKVDLAKGTEFQRKVWNALRDIPYGETVSYKEIAEKIGNPKAVRAVGGANNKNPIPIIIPCHRVIGKDGSLTGYGGGLSKKECLLNLENENK; this comes from the coding sequence ATGAAGGAAAGTTTAATAAAAAAGGGATATTACAATTCTCCTATAGGAATTTTAGAGATAATAGAGTCAGATGGACATATAGTAGAGATTAATTTTGTAGAAGATGATAATTGTTTAGAAGAATTTATTAGTGAAGAGATAGAAAAGTGTAAAATAGAATTAGAAGAGTATTTTAGTGGTAGAAGAAGTGAGTTCTCAGTAAAGGTTGACTTAGCAAAGGGAACTGAATTTCAAAGAAAGGTATGGAATGCTTTAAGGGATATTCCCTATGGAGAGACAGTTTCATACAAAGAAATAGCTGAGAAAATAGGAAATCCAAAGGCTGTTAGGGCTGTAGGAGGAGCAAATAATAAAAATCCTATTCCTATAATAATTCCTTGTCATAGAGTTATAGGAAAAGATGGATCATTAACAGGATATGGTGGGGGATTAAGTAAAAAGGAATGTTTACTTAATTTAGAGAATGAAAATAAGTAG